Sequence from the Haloarcula sp. CBA1127 genome:
CTGGCTGGTTCGTGACCATCCCGACCATCGCGAGGGCAGCATTAGCAATCACCTTCCGGGAGAGTTGGTTGAGTCCCTCAATATCAGCCACCGAATACAACATCATCACGTCAGTGGCACCGACATACGGTTCAGTGTCGCCGGAGGCCATCGTCGAGACCATCACTTTTGGGACACCAACCGGCAGCGCCCGCATCGCCGTGGTCGCGATCGAGGTGTTGCCCGAGCCGCCGAGTCCGAGCACACCGTCGAGGTCGCCAGAATCGTGTAGCTGTTGGACAATCGCCGCTGCGCCCTTGCCCATCGCTTCGATTGCCTCACCGCGGTCGGCATCGTCCCGAAGGTGCCCCAGCGTGGTGCCGCCCGCTTCGGCGACCGCACTCGCAGCAGTGTCCGGATCGATCTCCGGGTCGCCAACCACGCCCGTGTCGATGATGTGTACGTCAACGCCTTGCGCGCGAAGGACATCTCGGGCGAAACCTATCTCTTCGCCTTTCGTATCGAGCGTCCCAACGATTGTGACGGCCATACTCACTCCTCCATGTTCTCGGGTGTCGGCAGTTCGCCCGGCGGGACGATCTCACACTCAGGAAGGTCCCGGAGTACCTCTTCAGGACCCGGTGGCGCGTAGACCGCGAGCAGTAACAGCGGTTCCCAGCTGGTGTTGACGGTTCCGTGTTCGACGCCTTCAGGAACGAACACCATCTCGCCGGCCGAGATATCGCGTGTCTGATCGGCGACCTCTTGTTCACCCTCGCCCCGGATGACGAAAAGGATCTCGTCGCTGTCGGGGTGCGAGTGGCGCTCATGGCCCTTTCCGGGTTCGAGTTTGACGACGCCAGCGCTGAAGCGCTCGCCACCCGTCACCTCAGGCGTGCTCAGCCACTTCAGGACGCCCCAATCGAAGAGCTGACTTTCGACGTCATCAGGAGTGATGAAGTATTCGTGATCAGTCATTTTAGAGGGTAATATCCTTGAATTTGCGGGCCTGTGCTTCGATTGCCTCCTCAGTCGGGAGGCGTTCGATGCTCGACGCACCGAAGAATCCGACGACACCCTCGGTGTGTTCCAGTACGTACTGGGCATCGTCGGGCCATGCGATCGGGCCGCCGTGACAGATCACCAGTACGTCCTCGTTTACCTCTTTTGCGGCGTCGTGATGGGATTGAACGCGCTCGGCTGCGGCATCGAGGTCCAGTGCCGTCTCGGCACCAATATCACCAGATGTAGTCAGTCCCATATGTGAGACGACCACGTCCGCTCCGGCCTCAGTCATCTCGCGGGCCTGCTCCTCGCTGAAGACGTATGGGCAGGTGAGCATTCCTTGCTCGGCCGCTTCTTGGATCATGTCGACTTCCTTGTCGTAGCCCATCCCCGTTTCCTCGAGATTCTGTCTGAACCCGCTGTCCTCGTCGATGAGACCCACTGTCGGGAAGTTCTGGACGCCCGAGAACCCGCGCCGTTTCAGGCTCTCGATGAACACATCCATCTGTCGGAACGGGTCGGTCCCGTTGACGCCGGCGAGAACTGGCGTGTCCTCGACGACTGGAAGCACTTCGTGGCCCATCTCGACGACGATTTCGTTGGCGTCACCGTAAGGAAGGAGGCCAGCCAGCGACCCCCGGCCGTTCATCCGATAGCGACCGGAATTGTAGATGATCAGTAGATCGACGCCACCCCGCTCGGCGAACTTCGCTGAGATACCGGTCCCTGCACCTGCGCCGATGACCGGATCGCCGCCCGATACTGTTTCCTGAAGTCGATCAAGGGACTCCTGCCGTGTAAATTCCATACGTCAGATAGAACCATTTCATAATATAGTAATTAATTTTTTGATGATTACGGGGAGTTACCACGACACATAATATTACCATAGGTCATAGACCGCCGCCGTCAATCGGTCAGAACGGATCGACAGGCGGAGCTAGCCGAGTGTGTCGGGCTTGGCCCCGAGGCGGTCCACAGATAGGACTACCCCAAAGTGGCATCGTCCGGAAATTCCAGCGTGTTGTCTGCCGCAGTGAGCGACGGGAATGTCTCGGTATTACTGCCGGACGACGTTCGACGCACGAGGGCCCTTCGGCGCTGTCCACAGCAATGCTCCAGCGCCGGCTACGACACTCGGTACAGTCTCGCAGCGGTGGCGCTGGATTCTGCGGCTTGCGATCCAGCCAACACCGGCCGCTTCACTCAATTAAGCACTAGTTGTTGACACAGTCCGATTCACAGGACAGGGTTTCGGACCGATATGACGGTACACTTGTTGTAGGTACACGGTTCTATTTGCGCACAGCTTAAAGTGTAAACAGAGCTATATTTAACCAGTATGGTGGAAGAATCCAGCCCGAAAGGAAAAGAGGAGAGTCAGTCAGAGGAACAGCCGACGTTCACCCTAAATCGGCGGACGCTACTTCAGTCGACCCTTGCTGGAAGTGCGATATTGGGGGGAGTCGGTCTGGCCACACCAGTTGCTAGACAGGTGCGGTCCGACGAGATGGGTTCTGGAGATAGCAGCAATCGCGCAGAGGACTTTCCGCCGAGTGGAATCACTGAGTATGGACGGAAAGCCACCCTCGGAAACGGGGAGGTGCGAACGTTTACGAGTGAAACACCGTCAGGAGAGCCGAGGTATCACGGGGTCGAGTTCGACCACACGGCACTCGAAGGGCTTCCAAGCGAGACAGAAATAAATGAGATAGACAATCCTGTGGAGACTGATAAGTATCGGTTTAGTGGACAAGCGGCAACGATCCATTTCAAACAGTCACTCCAGTTCTTTGTGCCGTTCCCAGATGCGGCTGGCACGCCGTTTACCTTCTTAGGACTCAACTGGAATCCAGACGGCCATTTTGGTGGTAACGGAGCGTGGGAGAAGCCACACTTCGATGTCCACTTTCATATGCGTGACCCCGCAACAGTAGATGACGTTGAGGGGCCTCAGCTTCCGCCGTACGATATCAAAACAGCGGACGGAATCGAGACAAATTTCGACTTCACTCAACTTCCAGAAGGGTATGCGCGACCACCTCCGGCAGTCGCTGATGAGCGGTATATCACAGACATGGGTGAACACGCAGCTCCTAACGATGCGCCTGAACTCCCAAGCAGCCCCGACGGTCGAGGTGATCCTACTAGCTTCAGCAACACACTCATTCAAGGGTATATCGGTGACACAGAGGGGTCACAGCTGGCGTTCGTGGAACCGATGCTCACCCGAGAGTTCCTGAGCGATTTCCGCGGCAGCAAAACGTATGATGTCCCACAACCGGACGAATATCCACACGATCAGCAGCACCCACATGAGTACAGTGTCCGGGATATTCCGTCCCAAAACAAAATCGTAGTCGCCATTCAGAGTTTCAAACAGATATCTGACTGAGCGGCAAGATCCTGATGATAAGCATCACCAAGAATTAGCTACTAAGATCTTCTGGCGACTTCAGCGGTCGTGTTTAGTTAAGTATCAAAAGTGAGGCGGGAGAATTTCTTAGTGGTTCATGCCAGAAATCGCCCGCCTCAGCGGTAGTAGAGACTGGATAGATTTGGTGATGTCGAAACCGCCGTTTTCTCGTCGATGGCGCGAAACATCTCCAAGCTGCACTGCAACGATTCGGGCGCCGATTTCAGACAGAACGCCACGGAAATCGGAATGCTGTCGAACGTATCTTTCGAGAAATAAAACGACGAACTTCTTCGTTTTCAAACTGTTTCAGTCACGTCGAACCGAAGACAGCTGAAAATTGGCTCCAGAGTTTCGCTCGCTGGCACAATGCTCCAAACTAAACATTACCTCGGTTGGAGTAACGGAGCACCGTAAACATAGGCCTGGGTCCACCAGACGTGCGAATCGACGCGGCCGCCAGATCAAGAGCTGTAGTCAGACCGGCGATCAGTGGATAACTACCGCCTAATAGAAACTGTTATATTAAATTCATGACGAACTGGATATATCCACCTACCGTTGTCGTTCTCTCAGACGAGTCGTCAACAGGGTCGGTTGCAGTACACTCATGGATACCACGATACAAGAAGTCAGACCTGACGAACTGGCAGACACCATCGAACTGGGCGAGGTAACCCTCGTTCTCGGTGCACCAGGTATCGGAACATCACAGCAGCTACGGCCACTGGGGCAGTCCGTCGAGCGACTGCCCGAGACGGACGTTGCTGACGACGGGGAACTCGTAATCGTCGAGGACTTCGTCTCAGCAGCGTTCGCCCTCGACGACGAGTCCCTCTCGACCTACCTTTACGAGTACGGGCAGAAATCGCTGTTTTCCATATCGGGTGGCGCAGTACTCGTCACCAATCCCCGGAGTTTCGACTGGCTCTGCCGGAGTGATCTGGGCGTGTCGGGCAGTTTCATCGAGACTGTCGACAGGGTAGTGGTGGTTCGAACGCCGCCGACTGCTGCCGGGACAGCAATCGACGAGGTTCGACAGCGTCTCTCAGGTGGAACGCACGGGTTGGGTGACGACGAGCGAGCCGCCGTCCTGGAACGAGCCAGATATCCACCCTACTACTTCACCACTTCGGAACTGCAAGAGCACTTGGGATGGTACGACGGAACAGTCACGCCGGAAGCGTTTCTCCCCCTCTCGAAACACGACACGTCGGCAGTGCTCCTGCCTGGCGATGTCAGACGAGTGTTCGAGAGATATGAGATTACGAGCGGTCCCTTCGATAGCGAGTTCGCGGATGTCATCGCACGACTCCTTCCGAGAGGGGGTCTCCCCAGCCGAATCCCGAACGAGCGGTCGCCAGCGGTTCTGGCTGCGCTCGCGCTCGTCGCCGTTGGAATCGCCGAGGACGGGGACTGGCTCGATTCCCTCGTTCGAAATCGGACACTTTCACCGACTGCTGAGGCACTGGAACGTGCCCTGGATCTCCCGCCCGGAACAGTCGACCACCTCCAGGTCTTCGCCGGGGAGTCGATGCGAGCACGGATTCGCGAGCGTCTCACGGCTGACGACGAGGAATCGATCTTCGACGTGTCTCGTGAAGCACTCGACGACGCAGTGGATGCGCTCCAGTCGGAGAGTGCATCGCTCGAAACCGTCTCCACGGACCCTGAAGCGTATGGCTCCTCGCCACTCGTCGGTGCCTGGCACTGGGACGGGCCGGAGGCACTGCACGAGGCTGCTGCCGAGCGTGAGCTCCCGGGCACGATTCAGGAGGCTGACGAGACCGACGAGGAGGGGCTGGACTGGCGGTCGTTCGTCGACGGAGAGGACGGCAACGGTGGCGACGACCTCCTCGATGCGCTCGATGGCGGGCTGGTCGTCCTCAGTGGCCCGAGATCGAGCGGAAAACGACAGGTCGCTGCCACACTCGCTTCGGAACTCGAGGACTGGGGAACGACCGTCAAACTCCCCGACCTGAGAAACCCCGACCAGATTCGGACGGGGGTCGAAGCGACACCGAACACGGTCGTCGTCGCGACGTACGGGGCCGAACCAGCGAAGATACTCGGCGACGATGGCGTCCGAGCACTCCCCGAGTGGGTCGGGGACGGAAGTTGTGCCGGCGCGCTGCTCATCTGTGACGACACCAATCGCGAGCGCCTCGACGAGATCGCTGAACGGGCTGGCTGTGACGAACTTCCAGCTTGGACTGACCGCGTCGAATTCTCGGTCAAGGATCCGAGCGTCGAGACTGATCGTGACCCGGCAGCCGTTGCGCAGGAGCTACTGGATGCAATTGGCTGGAACACGGTGCAGTTCCCGTCTCGTCGGAACGTCGACGTCGAGTCGGTCGCCGACCAGAGCACCCTGGCAGCCATTGCGAGTGTTCCGGATCACGCACTCGATGGGGCGTTCGTGGGGCGTGTTCTTGCTGAGGTTGTCGACATCGTCTCGACGACACACGGGCCCGACGCAGCACAGCAGTGGCTCTCGTTTGTCGACGACCTCGTGGCGGACGTGGGGCGGAATCGGAGTTCCGACACGGAGGGGGCTCTCCAGTACCGGGGCGAAGTTTACGAGACCGCAATCACAGCCGTTGCGTTGGCTAATCCGAGAACTGACGAGTGGGTCCACGCGGTCGCACTCGGTGTGTTAGAGGTCACGAACGAGGTATCGAATCCCCACGAGGAGAGTATCGGCGGGAATTTAGAGCCGTTTGCCACCGCGTTCTCGGGTGCACTGGCGAGGCTCGCACAGCCGCCGGACGGATCGGTGGTAAACCACGGCGCAATCGGGTGTGTCGACGAAACGCTTCACGCTATGGTCGCGGACGACGGGTGGCGGTTTCCGCTTCACTTCGTCTACGGGAAGGCCGTCGGCCGGATCGTCCGACGGGCGGAGAATCCAGCGGCAGCGAACGGCGGTCTCGCGACGATCGTCTCACTCGTTCGCCAGTACGCTTCGAGTCCCAACGATCACTTTACGACGGTCGTGCTTGCACAGAGCTTCGGGTCCATGCTCGGGGCCGTCGCGGACGGCGACTGTTCGCCCGAGGCGATGGCTGACTGGGTGGCCGATATCCAGTCCCGTGCCAGCGACGCGGTCGCGATCATTACCGATCAGGACGCCGGACCAGCGATGCTCGAAGCGTCCTACGTCGCCGCTGTCGGCCAGTGGGTGTTCGAACACGAGTGTTCGGACGACCGGATCGGCCCCTGGCTCGATGCCGTCGGGCGCAGCATGGCAAACACAGCGACAGTGTCGACACTCGACGTGGATCCCGAGGCGTTCGTGACGGACGCCTACGGGGGTGCCGTTCGGACCGTCGTCCAGACGGGCAACCTCGACCGCGCCGAGCAGTTGTTTGCGACGTGTCACCGTCTCGTCGACTCCATCACAGACGCCGGCCACTTCGACGCCGAACAGGAACTCCGGGCAGTGCTGCACGCCACGGCCCTCGCGGCCTTTGGCAACGTCGAGCAGCAATACCCAGATCAGGTCAGTCAGTACCCGTACGGCGTAAAATCGATTCCGTTCGACGACTCCCTGGGCTTCGAGGACTGGATGGCACTCTACGACGAGTCAGTGACACGGGGTGGTGCCGCCACGGAGTCAACCCAGAAACGGACCCAGCATCTGACAGCCGTGTATCGCGACGCCCTTTCGACAGCCGTTCAGGGGTTCGAACCTGACTCGGCCGATTCGGACGACAGCGTCGAGACGAACGGGATGTATGGGTCGGCCGAGTCGGGCCACTGGGACGAGTGGAACATGTTTGGCGATTTGGCCGAACCTGACCCCAGTGTGACGCCACGCGAAGAGCACACGTGGTACACTGGCATCACGGACTGCATCGAAGCACGGGCGAGTTCGGCCGAATCGGTCGACAACCCGGTTCAGTTCCTCGCAGACGTCTACGGCGGCGCAGCCGTTCGATGGGCGGCTGATGGCGCATCGAGTCGTACCCAGGAGTGGGTCACGGTGCTCGTCCAGTCGCTACGTCACAGTCGCGAGTCCATCGACGAGCCCGACGAGACGACCTGGTTCAACGCGTTCGCGGCGGTCGACGCAGAGATTCTGACTGCGGTGCTGACTCGGTCTGACGTTGGCGAACGCACGCACGAGCGACTGGTCAAGGCGGTGCTGTCACAGATCGAAACGGCTGCGACCGCGCCGGATAATCCACCACATCCAGTCGTGTACGTGGCCTCGGTGTTCGGTGGAGCACTCGGACACGCCGCCGGCGTCGAGTCTGAGGAGGTCCGCTTCTGTGTAATCGAGGTGCTGTCGGTTCTCGACGACCAGTTCTCCCTCGACTGGATCGAGCTCGACCGAGCCGACATCTTCGAACGGATCTTCGCCGAGGCGTTCGCGACGGTCGGTCGAACCCACACCGACAGCCTGGTGACCGACGAGTGGCTCGAGATCGTGAGCGCCAGGATCGAATCGACCGCCACACGGGAAGCACCGGACCGTCCGGACGAATTCGTCGCCGACGTGTACGTTCGAGCCCTGTTCGAGGCAGTGCAGGACGATGCCGACGAGTGGCGACGACGACTCGATTCGGAACTCCGTGACTTCACCAGGGGACCGTACGTGAACGACTCGGAAGCGTTCCTGGAAGCCCTCTACGCCGATGTGGTCGTCAAGGGTGCAGAGAGCCACGGCCCCCGAACACGGATCGAAGCGTGTATTGACGCCGTGAACGAGTCTGTCCAGGATGCGATCGATGCTGATCTGCTCCGCGCCGATGGGGCCCACGAGCGAACGTTCTCGAACGCACGGGACACGCTGTTCTCGGCCAACGTTCGGGAACGCGCGGACTACATTGCGCGTCTCGATCAGGGACTCCAGGCCACAGATAACGGCGACATCTCCAGCGACATTTTCGATGCGGAGGGTGTCGACGACCCTGCTGACCCCGCCGACGGGCCGGATTCGACAACTGACTGTGATACCGATGATGGTGAGAACCCACCGAGACAGGAGGATCGGTGAGCTCGATGCTGTAGCGAGAGGACTCCCTGACCGACAACAGCCGACAGCCCCGAGCGGATCAAATACGCAACCCGATTTCAGAATACGACATGACGAATGACACCCCCGACGACGCAGCGCGACGAGCCAAGGAGCTCCGAGAGACAGTCGATCCCGCCACGGCGTCGGACGACGAGATCGAGGCCCTGTGTGCGCTCCTCGACGGCCGCCACGGGCGCTCGGACGCCCAGGAAGCCCTCTGGAAGATCGGGGCCCACCCCAACTGCACTCGACGTGTCGCAGAGAGCCTCCAGCCGTACGTCGTCCACGAGACCAGACGGACACGGGAGGAGGCCCGCGATATGCTCACGTGGGTCGCACAGAATGACCTGGATGCGCTCGATACAACTGTCGAGTGGCTCGTGGAAAACCTCGACACCGAAGACGAGCACGTGCGAGAAACCGCCGTGACAGCGCTCGAGGCACTCGTCGAGACCAAGCCCGTGCTTGTTCGCTCGCACGTCGACGAGATCATCGACTGCCTCGATGACGAGTCGCTGCGTGGCTGTGCAATCACTCTGTTGGCGACGATCTCATACGCCTACCCGATGGCGATCGCGCCTGCCAGACACGACCTGCTCGCACTGACCGAAGACGAGACAGTCGAGGAAAGTCCGTTGTCAGCGCCACTCGTCCAGATCGCACTCGTCTGTCCCGATATCGTCGATCCCGTCGTCGAGGGCCTGCGAGACCGGCTTACCGAGCAGGCGGGACCACATCAGATCGGCACTGCGGTCGCACTCGCAAACGTCGCTATCGCCTATCCTGACCAACTCTCGGTCGTCGTCGAAGAGCTGCTGACACGTGTTGAAACGGAGATGGGAGATCGGTTTCGCAACCTGGCCCGTGGGGAGATACTCGGCACTGTCGGGCGGATCGGTGCCGCACATCCCGATGCGGTCGTTCCCGAACTGGACCGTATCACCCCACACCTCGAAAGCGACGATCACCGTCTCCGATCAGGTGCCGTGAAAGCCCTTGGCGACATCGCGACCGTCCGGCCTGCTGCTGTCCGACCAACCGTCGACGACCTGGTGACGCTGGTAGACGACAATGACGAGTCCGTGCGCAACGCCGCCGTGACGGAACTCGGGAAGATTGCAGCAGCGGACCCTGAGGTCGCACCGCGCGTCGTTACGGCGTTGGACGACCGCTTCGACAGTACCGCGGAC
This genomic interval carries:
- a CDS encoding HEAT repeat domain-containing protein, producing the protein MTNDTPDDAARRAKELRETVDPATASDDEIEALCALLDGRHGRSDAQEALWKIGAHPNCTRRVAESLQPYVVHETRRTREEARDMLTWVAQNDLDALDTTVEWLVENLDTEDEHVRETAVTALEALVETKPVLVRSHVDEIIDCLDDESLRGCAITLLATISYAYPMAIAPARHDLLALTEDETVEESPLSAPLVQIALVCPDIVDPVVEGLRDRLTEQAGPHQIGTAVALANVAIAYPDQLSVVVEELLTRVETEMGDRFRNLARGEILGTVGRIGAAHPDAVVPELDRITPHLESDDHRLRSGAVKALGDIATVRPAAVRPTVDDLVTLVDDNDESVRNAAVTELGKIAAADPEVAPRVVTALDDRFDSTADTTDPILAAVDERYRDDEVDVSGIIDAYKRIGATHPEALDPAIEDLRTCLDDEVLSCDAAEALGEIGASRSATARPAVEDLRELLDDGSLHNRSAAAIALGKIGADDSEVAALVRDDLQTLAEDRQRYVREAAAEALGTIAAADTELPTTVSDSLRPLVDDEDRGVRVAALESLGKIGASDPNIDPHWFDELQADLGDVDAELREETAEALGRIGASHPELAAPAADVLQSRLDCDEEYIDLKASIAEAVRTIKRSHSDAVTRSETELQRYIDAVPRPHE
- a CDS encoding phosphoenolpyruvate hydrolase family protein — encoded protein: MEFTRQESLDRLQETVSGGDPVIGAGAGTGISAKFAERGGVDLLIIYNSGRYRMNGRGSLAGLLPYGDANEIVVEMGHEVLPVVEDTPVLAGVNGTDPFRQMDVFIESLKRRGFSGVQNFPTVGLIDEDSGFRQNLEETGMGYDKEVDMIQEAAEQGMLTCPYVFSEEQAREMTEAGADVVVSHMGLTTSGDIGAETALDLDAAAERVQSHHDAAKEVNEDVLVICHGGPIAWPDDAQYVLEHTEGVVGFFGASSIERLPTEEAIEAQARKFKDITL
- a CDS encoding cupin domain-containing protein: MTDHEYFITPDDVESQLFDWGVLKWLSTPEVTGGERFSAGVVKLEPGKGHERHSHPDSDEILFVIRGEGEQEVADQTRDISAGEMVFVPEGVEHGTVNTSWEPLLLLAVYAPPGPEEVLRDLPECEIVPPGELPTPENMEE